The sequence GTTCTTGAACACCTGATCCAGCCACTGCGCGAACTCGATCGGCACGAGGTTCACCTTGATGCCAACTTCGCTGAGCATGGCCGCGATGATCTCGCCGCCACGGCGGGCATAGGCCGGCGGCGGCAGCATGATGGTGATTTCGAGGTTCTGAACGCCTGCTTCCTGCAGCAACTGCTGCGCCTTGCCGGGGTCATAGGGGTAGGTTTCGTTGAGATCCACATAGCCGGGCTCGACCGGGGAATAATGCGAGCCGATCGTCGTGCCGAAGCCCGAATAGGTGCCTTCGACCAACGCCTTGCGGTCGATCGCATGGGCGAGCGCCTGGCGGACGCGAACATCGTCGAAGGGCTTCTTCGCATTGTTGAGCGCGAGCACCACCTTGCCCGAGGTGCTGCCGACCTCGACCTGCAGGTTCGGATCGCTCTGGAACTGGCTGACCAGTTCTGCGGCCTGGAACATCGGGAAGGCATCGACATTGCCGGCGAGAACGGCGGCGGCGGCAGCCGACGGGTCGCTGATGAACTTGAACGTCACTTCGCTGAGCTTGGCCGGTTCGCCCCAATAGTCGGCGTTCTTTTCAAGAACCACCTTGTCGCCCTTCGCCCACTCCTTGAACTTGAACGGGCCGGTGCCGACGGGCCTGGTCTTGTTGTCTGCGGCCGACGACGGCGCGATCATCACCGCGTCGCCCCAGGCCATGTTGAACAGGAAGTTGGAGGCCGGGCGCTTCAGCGTCACCACCGCGGTCGCCGGATCCGGGCATTCGGTCTTTTCGATCGGCTCGAACAGGCCTTTCTGCGCATTGGTGGAATCGGCCGAAACGGCGCGCTCATAGGAGAACTTCACCACGGAGCAGTCGAAGGCGGTGCCATCGTGGAACTTGACGCCCTGGCGAAGCTTGAAGCTGTAGGTCTTCTGGTCGTCGGAGACCGTCCAGCTTTCGGCGAGCAGCGGCTTCACCGTGCCGTCTTCGACCACGCGGACGAGACCCTCAAAGAGGTTGCCGTAGGTGATGTAGCGGATCGGTGCTGCGGCACCGGCGGTCGGGTCGAGGCCCGGCGGCTCGAGCACCTGGCCGACAGTGATCGTATCCTTGGCCATTGCCGGCGTCAGCGACGCGGCGATGAAGCACGAGGCAAGCGCCAGTTTCGTCAAGTTCATGATGGTTCCCCCGCTTTGCGGTTTCGTTGTTCATGGTCCCAGAAATCGGATCGAAGTAATCAGATCGAGCGTCCGCCGTCGACGTCGAGCGCCACGCCGGTGATCATCGACGCCTGCGGCGAGGCGACGAAGAAGGCGGCCTCGGCAAGGTCCTCCGGTTTCAGCAGGCGTCCGAGCGGAATGGAATCGCGGAACTTCTTGCGGATTTCCTCGGTATCCTCGCCCATGAAGGTCGAAAGCAGCGGCGTTTCGCCGGCAACCGGATTGAGCGCGACGACGCGGATGTTGAACGGCGCGAGTTCGATCGCCAGCGCCTTGGTGGCGGAAACGACCCAGCCCTTGGTGGCGTTGTACCAGGCAAGGTTCGGCCGCGGCCGGTTGGCGCCGGTCGAAGCGATGTTGACGATGACGCCGGCCTTGTTTTCCTTCATGTGCGGCAGCAGCGCCCGCGTCATCAGATAGACGCCGCGCACATTGACGCCGAGGATGCGGTCGAACTCGTCGGGTTCGACCAGTTCGGCGTTTTGCGGCTTGTGGCCAATGCCGGCATTGTTGATCAGGATATCGACGCGGCCGAACTGCT comes from Ensifer sp. PDNC004 and encodes:
- a CDS encoding glucose 1-dehydrogenase, giving the protein MSLEGKVALITGAGSGFGEGIAKRFIEGGAKVIVVDRDAAGAERVAKELGKNAFPVVADIAKETDVAAAVAAGLKQFGRVDILINNAGIGHKPQNAELVEPDEFDRILGVNVRGVYLMTRALLPHMKENKAGVIVNIASTGANRPRPNLAWYNATKGWVVSATKALAIELAPFNIRVVALNPVAGETPLLSTFMGEDTEEIRKKFRDSIPLGRLLKPEDLAEAAFFVASPQASMITGVALDVDGGRSI
- a CDS encoding ABC transporter substrate-binding protein; this translates as MMNLTKLALASCFIAASLTPAMAKDTITVGQVLEPPGLDPTAGAAAPIRYITYGNLFEGLVRVVEDGTVKPLLAESWTVSDDQKTYSFKLRQGVKFHDGTAFDCSVVKFSYERAVSADSTNAQKGLFEPIEKTECPDPATAVVTLKRPASNFLFNMAWGDAVMIAPSSAADNKTRPVGTGPFKFKEWAKGDKVVLEKNADYWGEPAKLSEVTFKFISDPSAAAAAVLAGNVDAFPMFQAAELVSQFQSDPNLQVEVGSTSGKVVLALNNAKKPFDDVRVRQALAHAIDRKALVEGTYSGFGTTIGSHYSPVEPGYVDLNETYPYDPGKAQQLLQEAGVQNLEITIMLPPPAYARRGGEIIAAMLSEVGIKVNLVPIEFAQWLDQVFKNSNFDATIIAHAEARDLDIYARDKYYFNYQNPEYKALYKSYTLASTEAEQMDLIGQLQRKLAADEPNVFLYALPKIGVWNKKVKGLWKNMPVPADDQTQTYWEN